The Deltaproteobacteria bacterium nucleotide sequence CTGTGCCGGGCTGAATAACGTGGCGTACGGATTGCTGATGCAAGAGTTGGAACGCGGCGACAGCGGCGTGCGGAGCTTTGCCTCGGTGCAAGGGGCGCTGGTGATGTATCCGATTTACGCATTTGGAAGCGAGGCGCAGCGGCGGCAGTGGCTCCCGTTGCTGGCGCAAGGGAAGAAGATCGGCTGCTTCGGGCTGACCGAGCCGGACTTCGGCTCCAATCCCGGCGGGATGATCACGCGGGCGCAGCGGCGCGGCGACGAGTGGGTATTGAACGGCGCGAAGATGTGGATCACCAACGGGACGATCGCCGATGTCGCGATCGTTTGGGCTAAAGACGACGACGGGGTGGTGCAGGGATTCTTAGTCGAAAAAGGGACGCCGGGATTTACGGCGCCGGAAATGACTGGGAAGTTGAGCCTGCGTGCGTCGGTCACGTCCGAATTGGTATTGCAAGATGTCGTGGTGCCGGAGGCGAATCGGTTGCCGAACACGGAAGGGCTGAAGGCCGCGCTGATGTGTCTGACCCAAGCGCGTTATGGAATCGGCTGGGGTGGGATCGGCGCGGCGATCGCGTGTTATGAAGGGGCGCTTGACTATAGTAAAGCGCGCATCCAGTTCGACAAGCCGATCGCCGCATTTCAGCTCACGCAACGCAAATTGGTGGAGATGCTCGAAGGGATTACCGCGGGGCAACTGCTGGCGCTGCAAGTCGGGCGGTTGAAAGACCAAGGAGAGGCGAAGTTTCACCATGTTTCGCTGATCAAGATGCACAACATGCGCGTGGCGCGGCGGGCCGCGTCGCTGGCGCGTGAGATCCACGGCGCAAACGGGATCCTCGACGAATATCCGGTGATGCGCCACATGGCGAATATCGAATCCGTCTACACCTATGAAGGCACGGACGACATGCATACGTTAATCCTCGGCGAGGCCATCACCGGAATTCCGGCGTATGCGTGAAGCTGCGACTAATGGGTGTGCAGCGGGCGATTTGACGAGCTCAGGGGTGTGCTGTGACCCCGTGATGATCAGGTCCGACGGGGCAACTGTTCAAAATTGGCCGTCTTCTGTTTTGGAACCTGTTGGCAAGGCTAATGCAATACGAATCTCTGCCATTCACCAACAAGGAGGGAATATGCACCGGACGCCATGGTTGGGTTCCGTTCATCATTTGACCGTCGTGGGACTAATCGGACTGTTGGCTGCGTGCGGGAGCAGTGTGACGGGGACGGTCTCCACCGGGGGAGCGAGTACGACGAGCGACAGCGGCGTGACGACAATCGATCAGCTCCCGCTGGCGACGTCGCCGGTCCAGGAGTCCTCGACGTCGAACAGTCTCGCCAAATCACTGTCCAAGGCGACGACCGGGATCAATCTCGGCACGATGGGCAGCGACACTTTCGATACGAACAGCTCATTGGCGGCGTGCGAGATGTCGGCCCGGTTCCGCCATGCCCTGAATTCTGCGGCCCAAGGGGATCGGGTCCTCTGTTATATCCAGCAGACCTTCGAAGCCAATCAGGAGTTGGGGATCGATCTCTACAACGGGCAGCCGCATATCTTCGACCTCGATATGGTGAACGAACCGGAAGGCCGGGGCGGTGGTCCCTCGAAGGTCCAGATCCAGATCACGCGGGGCGCGGACGGTTCGATTACGGACTTCGCGATGCACGCCTGCCGCGAGACGACTCAGAATGAATATATCCACCAGACTGTGACGGATGGCGCTTTCGCCATGGCGACGAAGCACAATTATAGTGATGAGTCCGGCGAGGGGAGTGAGTCAGTCACCGTGAACGGCACGCTGGAGAGTGGTCATTTCGTCGGGTCCAAGACGATCGCGGGGACCTTCCGGTGGGAGTCGAGCGCATTCAGTGGACACGGGAGCGGGACGGTCACGCAAACACCGAGTACGATCGATTACAGCGGCTACGAGAGCGGGGACTATGTGCAGGAGAGCGAGTCGGGATCGTTCTCGCACCGGATCTTCTCCGCGGCGCAGTTGATCGACGGCAATGATGTGGCCGCGTCAGGGTATAATCTCGGCCTGCTGGCGTTGGGCGACGGGGCCGCGCATGCCATCATCTCGGGGAATCTACCGGCTCAAGGGGGAGCTTCAGCTGGAGTGACGACGTGACGCAAGGATGGAACGGGGACACCAAGTTGCCCGACAACACGGCGTCTGCCTCCTACCTGGCCGAGGTGACCGCCGGGGAGGTGCCGGCGGTGGGTGAGGCCCAAACGATCAGCTTCGACGGCGCGGAGGTCTTTAATTGCGCGACGGCGGCCGAGGCCACGGTGACCGTCGATGTCGCGACCATGCAAGCCGCGTGTGCCGACCTCGAGCTGGAATATGAATGGTTGAATTGCTGGGAGATCATCGCCCGAGATGACGAGCCGTAAAGCCGATCGACAGGCTTTGCCTGCGATCGGCGCGGGGGGCGGGGGCATTGCGCGGCGTCGCCCAATCCATCTCCGAATAGCACTAGCGGTGCTGCGCAGGCCCCCGAATCTAATGATTAAGTGATTGCCATCGCGCACTGCTTCGAGGTAGATAGCCCCGCCCCAGAGCGGGG carries:
- a CDS encoding acyl-CoA dehydrogenase family protein gives rise to the protein MATIKGFNFCRLETLLSEDEVMIQNMARDFVDDAVLPIIREHYAKGTFPMELVPRMAELGFYGPTLPEEYGCAGLNNVAYGLLMQELERGDSGVRSFASVQGALVMYPIYAFGSEAQRRQWLPLLAQGKKIGCFGLTEPDFGSNPGGMITRAQRRGDEWVLNGAKMWITNGTIADVAIVWAKDDDGVVQGFLVEKGTPGFTAPEMTGKLSLRASVTSELVLQDVVVPEANRLPNTEGLKAALMCLTQARYGIGWGGIGAAIACYEGALDYSKARIQFDKPIAAFQLTQRKLVEMLEGITAGQLLALQVGRLKDQGEAKFHHVSLIKMHNMRVARRAASLAREIHGANGILDEYPVMRHMANIESVYTYEGTDDMHTLILGEAITGIPAYA